A window from Plectropomus leopardus isolate mb chromosome 3, YSFRI_Pleo_2.0, whole genome shotgun sequence encodes these proteins:
- the si:dkeyp-51f12.2 gene encoding uncharacterized protein si:dkeyp-51f12.2: MPSLHHGAIFVGAFLIVTGGSTAFLASYQSRMQAFSLCCVVLGVVMLILGLFWAMNSKSAANYNHQDFDPECPHYPYNDSPNFSSHALFTPPGSRFPESQSVFLPRTMERHRYGARGEDFDYPPMDHGGFSPSPRPPPWQEPPPPYEVAIKTTCSSTHLRRAYSDTHLATEPLFGQSREISFEV, encoded by the exons ATGCCTTCCCTGCACCACGGAGCAATCTTTGTCGGAGCCTTCCTCATTGTGACCGGGGGCTCCACAGCCTTCCTGGCCTCATACCAGAGCCGAATGCAGGCTTTCTCCCTCTGCTGCGTGGTGCTGGGGGTGGTCATGCTCATCCTGGGGTTATTCTGGGCTATGAACAGCAAAAGTGCCGCAAACTACAATCACCAGGATTTCGACCCGGAGTGTCCACATTATCCATACAACGACTCCCCCAACTTTAGCAGCCATGCCCTCTTCACGCCCCCAGGGAGCCGCTTCCCCGAATCCCAGTCAGTGTTTCTACCCAG GACAATGGAACGCCACAGGTACGGTGCTCGTGGGGAGGACTTTGACTACCCTCCCATGGACCATGGTGGTTTCAGTCCATCGCCTCGCCCTCCTCCATGGCAGGAACCCCCGCCTCCCTATGAGGTTGCCATCAAGACCACATGCAGCTCAACACACCTGCGACGCGCTTACTCAGATACACACCTGGCAACAGAGCCTCTGTTTGGACAGTCGAGAGAGATCAGCTTTGAGGTGTGA